The window GAGAAGGTGCAGGGAACCACCGCGATGCACGCTGTACTGGGCGCGGGAGTGGGGCTGGGAGCCGTCGTCGCATCGCGTCTTGTGGAGCGGTACACCACCTGGGGTCGTAAGCTCGGAGCTGGGTTCGGGGCTATGCTGGGGGCAATGTCCCCGGGGCAGATTCAAGTTCTGGCGTTGACCAGCGGCGTAGCCGAAGAGATTTTTTTTCGCGGTTTTTTGCAGCAGGCCTTCAGCACAGCCGGTTGGTCGGGGGCCTATGGCGAGTGGGTGGGGCTTGGGCTTGCGAGCATTGTTTTCGGGCTTATTCATATCGGTCCAGAGCGCGAGACCTTCCGTCCCTGGACGTATATGGCGTTGGGACTCGGGGCGCTCTTCGGGCTGATGTATCTTTATACCGGATCGGTACTTGGGCCGGTGATCGCGCATATTACGATCAACTACTTTAATCTGGAGCATATCTCCCGGCAGGCGCAGACGTCTGCTGAGAACTCCAGTCCCGAGGATGAGCGATGAACCCGGTGGTGGTGATCACGACGGTACAACCAGGGCTGATCTTCTGGATTGCGACGATCGCGCTCTTTCTAGGCATCGCACTGGCGGCGATCGTCTCACCGGGACGGCGTTGGTTCGAGCTGACGGTGATTCTCGCGCTGGCGATGCTTCTTTTCGGCGCAGCCGGGTTTGCCTTCACCCAGCTGGTATTGGGCTATGACGTTGTGGTGGTCGACGCGATCGCCACCATGCGCGGCTAGCTTCCAGGGCGGGGGCGACGCTCAGAGCGTGCACGCGTCCTCAATCGGGCATCCGGGGCAATGATCCTCGGAGCGCCGGTGGATGCAGCGCCGCCCGATGCCCAGGTGGCAGAGCGCGAAGTCATATTTGAGAGGATCTTCGGGGTCGAGCGCCGCCAGCCTTTC of the Lujinxingia sediminis genome contains:
- a CDS encoding CPBP family intramembrane glutamic endopeptidase, which translates into the protein MSQRPDEPQPGAAPGVLAALIFYGGMLGVAWLLGVVWLDLNLLVWPEKVQGTTAMHAVLGAGVGLGAVVASRLVERYTTWGRKLGAGFGAMLGAMSPGQIQVLALTSGVAEEIFFRGFLQQAFSTAGWSGAYGEWVGLGLASIVFGLIHIGPERETFRPWTYMALGLGALFGLMYLYTGSVLGPVIAHITINYFNLEHISRQAQTSAENSSPEDER